The Kutzneria kofuensis genome includes the window ACGGGTTAACGCCGGCGGCCTTCACAGCCAGCCGCACCTGCCCGCGGCCCGGCTCCGGCACCGCACGCTCCCCCAGCGTGAGCACCGAGGAGTCGCCGTGCTCGCGGTACTCGACGGCCCGATACGTGTTCGACATCGACTTGTCGTCCCTTCCGGCTGACTTGCCATGGCCAACCCTGCCGGTTCCGGGCTTGTTCCGCAGTGTTCGGGGTTTGTCGTTCGCCACATCGCGCCCGACACCGAACTTGCCGCCGCGACTACTGCTTCTTCCAGTCGGACCGAGGTGGGGAGCGGATCGTGGACGATGGGCAGTTCGGCAGATCGCTGCGCTTGCAGCGGCAGATCGCGGGGTTGACGCAGCGGGAGCTGGCGGTGCGCGCCGGTGTCAGCGTGCGGACGCTGCGCTACTGGGAGAACGGCAAGATCAACACGCCGCGGATGGCGTCGCGGCAGCAGATCCAGCGGGTCCTGGACGGCGTGCCGCCGAGCAGCGGCGACCAGGTGCGGATCGGCGTGCTCGGCGCGCTGACCGTGCAGGGCCGCAGCCGTGAGTTGGGCATGCTGCGCCCGAAGGCGGCGGCGCTGCTGGGGGTGGTGGCGCTCCAGCCGAACGAGGAGGTCAGCCGGGACGAGGTGATCGACGTGCTGTGGGGCGACACGCCGCCGACCTCGTACCCACGGCTGCTGCGCGGGCACGCCGACGCCGTCCGCCGGATGCTGGGCCAGACGCCGTGGCTGGCGTCCGTCGGCAAGAGCGGCGGCTTCCTGCTCAGGGCCGAGCGCGGCCAGCTCGACCTGCTGGAATTCCGGGCCCTCGCCGGCCGGGCGGCGGCCGCCCGCAGCATGGGCGACCTGGTGCGGGCGTACGAGCTGTACGCGGCGGGCTTCGACTGCTGGCGCGGCGCCCCGCTCGTCGGCTTCGACACCCGGCTGCGCCACCACCCGGCCGCCGTCGCGCTGACGAATCAGCGCGCGGCGGTCGCCATGGAGTACGCCGACCTCGGCCGCCGGATCGGGCGGCACGCCGAGGTCGACGCCCGGCTGCGGCGGTGGGCCCCCTTCACCGCCCCCAAGGCCGCCACTACACCAATCACCCCTTCGAATACTGAGCAGAGAAGAGGAAGGGACGGGACCGAGGGAGCGATGGAGCAGGAAACGGGTAAGGGAGGCAGCGGAAGGGCCGGGGGCGAATAAAGGCGATACCGGAGGCCGCCCCCTCTCAGAGAATCTCGCGCCCCCAGCCACCCGTATCGCCAACCCACAAACCGGCAACCCCCACGCCAAAACCAGCGACCACGCCTCGGCAACTCCCCTACCAGGCCACCTCAGGCGACCGGAAGTACTTCACCCCCATGACGTCCCACCGCTCCCCCTGCGCCCCCAATCGAACCCGATACCCCTCCCACGAATGCGTGCTCCGCGCCGACCATCCGATCTCCGCGATCCCGGGCAGCCGGGGGAACGCCATGTACTGCACGTCGTCCCAGGTCGGGAACACGTCCGTCCACAACGGCGCTTCGACCCCGGCGACGTCGCCCGCCACGCCGGGAACGAACGTCGCCGGATCCCAGTCGTAGGAATCCTGGACACCGTTGTAGCCGGCCCAGTCCTGCCCGATGGGTGTCTGGGCGTCGTACTTCATGTCCAGGTACGTCTTGTCCGCCGGCGCCAGCACGAGCCGGTTTCCCCGCCCCTGCGCGACCTTCGCCAGTGCCTCGTCGTCGGTGGACCCGGCGGTGCCCCAGTAGTCCGCCACCGCCGACCCGGTGAGGTCCGCCGCCTCGACCTGGTGCCAGCCCATCAGCTTCTTCCCGTGCGCGGCAACGATTCCCTGCACTCGGTCCACAAAGTACCGATAGTCCGCCGCGCTCGTGGTCAGCGCCTCGTCGCCGCCGATGTCGATGTAGTCGCCGGGCGTCAGCTCCGCCAACTGCCCGATCACGTCGTCCAGCCACTGGTACGTGACCTCCAGCGGCACGCACAGCGAGCTCCAACCCGGGTTCAGCAGCGGCGGAGCCACGCCGTCGCAGTTCAGTTGCGCAT containing:
- a CDS encoding BTAD domain-containing putative transcriptional regulator, which gives rise to MDDGQFGRSLRLQRQIAGLTQRELAVRAGVSVRTLRYWENGKINTPRMASRQQIQRVLDGVPPSSGDQVRIGVLGALTVQGRSRELGMLRPKAAALLGVVALQPNEEVSRDEVIDVLWGDTPPTSYPRLLRGHADAVRRMLGQTPWLASVGKSGGFLLRAERGQLDLLEFRALAGRAAAARSMGDLVRAYELYAAGFDCWRGAPLVGFDTRLRHHPAAVALTNQRAAVAMEYADLGRRIGRHAEVDARLRRWAPFTAPKAATTPITPSNTEQRRGRDGTEGAMEQETGKGGSGRAGGE